In Candidatus Defluviilinea gracilis, the genomic window GAACTCCGCCGCTATCGTCAGCAAGCCAAAGACAACCTGCTTTCCGAGCAGGGTATGGCCTTGCGTAAATTACGAAGCATTGAACCCGAAACGGTCTTCGGGGACGTGAAACAGAACATGGGCTTCCGAAGGTTCATGCTCCGAGGGTTGAAAAAAGTGGATGTGGAGTGGGGTCTGGTGTGCATGGCGCACAATTTACGAAAACTGGCGATCCAATGACCGCCAGTTTTTTTGTCTCTTGCTCCGTTTACGCCGTTTTCTCAACTTGTTCTTCCCCTTTTTAGACAACCCCTCTGCGCGTGTGAGGCGAATCAGGTCGCCCGTCAGAAAGAAGCGACGGCGGTTTTCATGTCTGTGAAAGTTTGGATGAACATGTCGAATCCCGCCGTTTCGAATCCCACACGCGCTTCCGGCGACAGGTTGAGAAGTTTGAGGTGCGGAGATTTGTACGTCCCCGCGCTGATTCCCTGTCGCACATCATCGTCGTTCATGGAAGTGTCCGGGTCGAGGTCGCGGAGTTGGTTGAACACATCATGGAGCGCGCGCAGACCGGCGCTGCTGACAAATTTCGCATGGGAGAGATCGACCAGAATGTGGCGCGCGCCTTTCGCGATGGAATCGTTAGCCGCCGCTTGAAACGCTTCTGATGTCAGCGAATCGATATTTCCATCCACATGCATGACCGTGACTGGCACTCTGCCGTTTTCAGTAAAGGCTTTAACTTCCATGGCATTCTCCGTTTGATAAAACTTTAAATCATAGGGCTGACGCAGTTGAACCTGTTGCGCCGTAGTTGCGCGGCGGCGGCAGTATAACTGCCCGCCAACTGTGTGAGTCCCGAATCATTATACAGTTTTCACGCCAAATTGCAACTGATTTTGTCCGAAATTGGGACGAGTTGGCGCTCAGGCGTTTGGAGTTTCAGGTTGGGAGGTTTGGCGCGTACGGTTGACGATATAAATTCCTGCCAACGCGAGCCCGCCGCCCAGCCCCTGCCAGATCGTGGGGATTTCGCCGAGGAAAGGAATCGCCAAGAGTGTGGTGACCACTGGTTGCAGGATCATTGTCGGGGCAACGATGGACGCCGGCAAGTGACCAAGCGCGTACGCGAGCGACATATAACCGATCAGTTGTGAGACGATCGCGGTCGCGAGAAAGACAAGCCAACTCTGCGCGCTGTAGCCGGTAAGCGAATAACCGAGCGCAAGGTTGACGACGAATAACGCGAGGCTGGCGCCTGCTCCAACAAACCAGATATGGGTGAACGAGTCAAATGTTTCGCGGCTCTTCTCCGTGAAGAGGAAGTAACACCCGTAAAAGAAGCCGGTAAAGATCGCCATCACATCTCCAACGCCGAAGCGCGGATGCAGGATAAAATCGGCGCTGATGATGAGGGCGGCGCCAAACATCGCCAACCCCAAACCCAGCCAAAATTTTCCCGGGAAGCGTTTTTTGTAGATCAACCATCCAGCCAGGGCAACCCAAAGCGGCGCAGTGTTGCCGAGCAAGGTGGCGTTCGAAACTGTGGTGTATGAAAGGGAAGAGGTCCACAAGGCGAGGTCGAAAGCGGTGAAGATCCCAGCCAGAAGCGGAAACATGATCAGGCGCGAACGGACGGATGGATTGGCGCGGGCGCGCGGCAAAAAAAGCGGCAATAACAAAAATATCGAAAAGAACAGCCGATAAAAAGCGGTGACGGGACCCGGGGCGTTTGCCCAGCGCACAAACATACCGGAGAAACTTAATGCCAGAACGCCAACGCCCAGCGCGGCATAAGCAAGCGCGGATTTATTTTGACTCATGAATTATTGGACTTGCAGTCGATCGAGAATGGAAGGCAGTTCTGCCAGAGTGGAGATCGTCGCGTCAGGCGTGACGTCAGCCTGTTGCGCCGGGCGCGAGTTTGCCCGCCTCGTCAGCCACACCCCGAACAAGCCCGCGGCTTTTGCCCCTTTCACATCGGCGGTTAGGTTATCTCCCACCATCACAGCTTCCGAGGGCAGGAAGTACCAGTTGGAAAGCGCCATCTCGAAGATGCGCGGATGCGGCTTGCGATAACTGCAGGCCGCGGAGGTCAATACAAAATCGAAGTAGCGCGAAATTCGGAACTTTTGAACCATCTGTTGCACATCCTTGTCGTCGCCGGCGTTCGAGATCAGCCCCATGCGGTAACCGTCTGCTTCGATCTTTTTCAGAGTGGAAAGGGTGTCGCTCTCCAATACCCAGTTTGTCTGCGTGACCGCGAACAAACGGTCCAGCGCGTTGCGGATGAGATCGTCCGAAACATCGTCATAGCCTTTGGAGCCGAGAATGTCGCGCAGGACGAATGAGTAGGTTGTCTCGAACAGGTCTTTTTCGCGCTGGCTGAAATACGAGTCCAGTCTTTTCCGAAATTCCAACGGGAAGGTGGATAGATTCAATTCAAGACCCTGTTCGCGCAGGTATAAGGTCAGGGCTTCGTCTCCCTGGGCGCTGATGGGGCGCGTGGCTTCCCGCTCGAACATGAGCGTTCCGCCAAGGTCAAAAATCACTGCGCGAAGAATGTTGGGCATGGTGTCCGCTACTCACAACGGATGGGACGTCGTGAAGGAGGCGAAAAGTAATAATACTCGAGCCATGGGCGGGTGTCCGTCAGAATAGGCGTATCTTTATCTTTTTCGAGGATGCAATGGCGATCGCCGATGTATTGCGAAAAGATCGCTTCAGGTTTGAGAGACTCGCGCGCGGCGTCCGCGAAAATCCCATTGTTTAATTCGGTATACGCGGAGTATCCTTTTGCCATGTAAGCCCGGTCAAATTCAATTTCGTGGTTCCCAGCGACAACCCAATCTCGGAACTGCTCGAGATGGGGGAATACGGTTGCGGCAGTCATGGGAATCAGGTGTCGTTCGTTCATCCAACCGCAGAATATACCACCAACTGCGAGGTGAGAACGATACAACTCCATCGCTTCGCGCGAATAGAGGTTGTTGTGTCCAGCGGTATAACTGTAGAGCGGGTCAATGAAAATCAGATCGTATTGTTCGGCGGGGTTGGCATACAAATAGCGCCGGCCGTCATCCGCAATGTATTGAACGCGGGAGTCAGCAAACGTGCTTTGCGCAACCGGCGCGTACGTATTCAGCAGACTGCCGAGATCTTCCATCAATTCGACGATAGTGATCTCTTCCACGCCGGGCATGCGTGTCAGGAAGTAGGCGGTGTTCGCGCCGCCCAGCCCGATGATCAGAATTTTCCGCGGGCGGCTCGCGCCGGCGCAGGTGAATGCTGAGCGCTCGTAATCGCCATAGGTTGGGAAATAACTGTTTTGAATACCACCGATCCACAGCGTGGACGGCGAAGACGGCGTTTCTCTATATCCTATGGCTAGCACGCTTTCGCCGGTTTCGCGCACAAGGACAGGCGTATTGGTCGCAATGGAATATAACTTTTCATAGAAAGTTCCTTGCCGGGGCGCGATAAGCACGAGGATGATCAGAAATGCGGGGAGCCAATATATTTGTCTCCCAAGGTTCTGCCTCCTGCCCCAAACAAGGCTGGTGAAAATAAGGCTGAGCAGACACAGCACTTTGAAGGTCAACTCGGCGCCCAGGGTGGAAAAGAACACAAAACTGATTGCCAGCGACCCCATCACAGAGCCAAAGATGTTGGCTAGATGAACATCTCCCACGCGTTTTCCAGAAACGCTAGCGCTGGTGATGGCGATTCGATCCAGCAGAGGTAAGCCGCCGCCCATCATCAGGCTGGCAGGGAGGACAAGAATCAGAATCGGGGAAAAGTACTCGAAAAGGCTTGAGAGCATCAACCGCCGCGAGAATACCAATCCATTTTCTGTTTTCACAAAGGAAAGGACAGGCTGTTGGGGATTGTTAAACGATTCCCTGATTTGGTCTTGGAGCGCAGGGTAGTGCAATGCCGCCCAAACAGCCAACCAGGAAAGCAGTATGACGATTCCGCTGCCCAGTTGTAGTTTCCAGAACAGCGCAACCCGGTCTTTGCTCTGGTCCGCTTTGCGCCCCCAGAGAAAGCCCCCGATTGCCAAACCCACCAGGAAGACGAATAATACGCTTGGGAACCCGTAGGCTGTTCCTTTGTTGATCACCCCGAGAACGCGAAACCACAGCATCTCAAACCCCAGATTGATGAAACCGGACAAGAAGGCGGCAATTAATATCGCGCTGTATGAAATGGATGCCGCTGATTCGGGATTGTTTTCAACCTTTTGCGCGCGATCAACAGGCTTATTGTTCTTAAAAAGAGCTACTGCTCCGATACCGACGAGAACATTGAGCGCCACCGCCACTTGGGTTGCGCCATCGAAGCCCAGCCATCCGATCAGGAAATACCCGGCGACCAATGCTCCAAGCCCGGCTCCGAGCGTGTTGATCCCGTAGAGTAAGCCGATCACGTGACCGGAGATTTCTACGCGATTCACGAACGATTGGGTGAGCAAGGGCAGTGTCATGCCCATCAACGCCGTAGGGATGAGCAGAAGCGCGAAACTGAATAGAAACACCAACGGATACGGGCTTCCCGCCGTGCGTTGACCGATCCAGTGGATGAGATCGGGGCTACAATATCCGAAGACGGCTATTCCCATCTCAACAATGCCATAGACCAGGACGACGCGTTTAAGCCGGCGGGCAATTCGTCCACCCAGGAGCGACCCTATGCCAAGCCCCGCCATATACGCGGCAACGATCAGTGTGATCGCGGTCGTGGTGACCCCGAAATAGATTTCGAGCAAGCGGTGCCAGACGATCTGGTAGATCAAACCGGCGGCGCCAGACAATAAAAACAACACCGCGATGATCAACAATCGCGAATTATCTTCCGACCTGGTTGAATTCATCATAATGGAGAGATTCTAATTGACTATGACCGGCTCTTGCCCGGCAGAGCGTTGCGGCAACGTAGTGACGAGCACCTTGTCCACGCGGCGGCCGTCCATGTCGATCACTTCAAAACGCAGGCTGTGCCATTCAAAATGATCGGCGGCTTGCGGCACGCGCCCGAGCGACACCATCACGAATCCGCTCAGGGTTTCGTATTCATCCTCATGCGGAAGGGCTTGCACTTTGAAGATCTCTTTGAACTCATCCACCTCGAGCATACCGTCCAATAGCCACGAGCCGTCTTGTCGTTGTGTGGCTTGCGGCTCTTCGTGTTCCATCTGCCCGACGATCTCTTCCAAAATATCGTTGATGGTGATCAACCCTTGCAACCCACCGAACTCATCGATGACAAGCAGAATTTGAGTTCCCTTTTCTTTGAAGACTTCGAGCGCGCGCGAGGCGA contains:
- a CDS encoding fused MFS/spermidine synthase — protein: MMNSTRSEDNSRLLIIAVLFLLSGAAGLIYQIVWHRLLEIYFGVTTTAITLIVAAYMAGLGIGSLLGGRIARRLKRVVLVYGIVEMGIAVFGYCSPDLIHWIGQRTAGSPYPLVFLFSFALLLIPTALMGMTLPLLTQSFVNRVEISGHVIGLLYGINTLGAGLGALVAGYFLIGWLGFDGATQVAVALNVLVGIGAVALFKNNKPVDRAQKVENNPESAASISYSAILIAAFLSGFINLGFEMLWFRVLGVINKGTAYGFPSVLFVFLVGLAIGGFLWGRKADQSKDRVALFWKLQLGSGIVILLSWLAVWAALHYPALQDQIRESFNNPQQPVLSFVKTENGLVFSRRLMLSSLFEYFSPILILVLPASLMMGGGLPLLDRIAITSASVSGKRVGDVHLANIFGSVMGSLAISFVFFSTLGAELTFKVLCLLSLIFTSLVWGRRQNLGRQIYWLPAFLIILVLIAPRQGTFYEKLYSIATNTPVLVRETGESVLAIGYRETPSSPSTLWIGGIQNSYFPTYGDYERSAFTCAGASRPRKILIIGLGGANTAYFLTRMPGVEEITIVELMEDLGSLLNTYAPVAQSTFADSRVQYIADDGRRYLYANPAEQYDLIFIDPLYSYTAGHNNLYSREAMELYRSHLAVGGIFCGWMNERHLIPMTAATVFPHLEQFRDWVVAGNHEIEFDRAYMAKGYSAYTELNNGIFADAARESLKPEAIFSQYIGDRHCILEKDKDTPILTDTRPWLEYYYFSPPSRRPIRCE
- a CDS encoding DMT family transporter; translated protein: MSQNKSALAYAALGVGVLALSFSGMFVRWANAPGPVTAFYRLFFSIFLLLPLFLPRARANPSVRSRLIMFPLLAGIFTAFDLALWTSSLSYTTVSNATLLGNTAPLWVALAGWLIYKKRFPGKFWLGLGLAMFGAALIISADFILHPRFGVGDVMAIFTGFFYGCYFLFTEKSRETFDSFTHIWFVGAGASLALFVVNLALGYSLTGYSAQSWLVFLATAIVSQLIGYMSLAYALGHLPASIVAPTMILQPVVTTLLAIPFLGEIPTIWQGLGGGLALAGIYIVNRTRQTSQPETPNA
- a CDS encoding HAD family hydrolase is translated as MPNILRAVIFDLGGTLMFEREATRPISAQGDEALTLYLREQGLELNLSTFPLEFRKRLDSYFSQREKDLFETTYSFVLRDILGSKGYDDVSDDLIRNALDRLFAVTQTNWVLESDTLSTLKKIEADGYRMGLISNAGDDKDVQQMVQKFRISRYFDFVLTSAACSYRKPHPRIFEMALSNWYFLPSEAVMVGDNLTADVKGAKAAGLFGVWLTRRANSRPAQQADVTPDATISTLAELPSILDRLQVQ
- a CDS encoding STAS domain-containing protein; the encoded protein is MEVKAFTENGRVPVTVMHVDGNIDSLTSEAFQAAANDSIAKGARHILVDLSHAKFVSSAGLRALHDVFNQLRDLDPDTSMNDDDVRQGISAGTYKSPHLKLLNLSPEARVGFETAGFDMFIQTFTDMKTAVASF